TCCAGGGTCTCCGGGTAGGCGGCCACCGACCAGAAGCCCTCGCCGTCGGGGGTGTGCTCGGTGGGCTCATGCCAGTACACCGGCGCCTCGCGGCGATGCACGGCGAACAAGTCGTGCGGAAAACCGTCGGCGAAGTTGTCGAGGTCGGTGAAGTCGATCTCGGCCAGCGCGGCCGTCACCGTCACAGAATCGCCCCGGGCACGTACTTGGCCGCCTCCGGATACCGCGCCACCAGTTGCTGCACCGCTGCGGCGATTTCGTCGACCTGATCACCGGCCGCCCCGGTGAACGCCGCCTTGTCGGCCAGCGCCGCATCCAACGCCGCCCGATCCAGCGGCAACCGCGCATCGGCGGCCAACCGGTCCAGCAGGTCGGGCTCGGCGCCGTGTTCACGCATGGCCAGCGCGGTGGCCACCGCGTGCTCGCGGATCACGTGGTGGGCCGCTTCCCGCCCCATGCCGGCGCGCACCGCGGCGATCAACACCTTGGTGGTGGCCAGGAATGGCAGGTAGCGGTCCAGCTCACGCTGGATCACCGCGGGGTAGGCGCCGAACTCGTCGAGCACCGTCAGGAACGTCTCGATCTGTCCGTCGATGGCAAAGAAGCTGTCCGGCAACGCAACCCGGCGCACCACCGAGCAGAACACGTCACCCTCGTTCCACTGCGCGCCGGCCAGTTCGGCGGCCATCGAGGCATACCCGCGCAGCACCACCTGCAGGCCGTTGACCCGCTCGCAGCTGCGCGTGTTCATCTTGTGCGGCATCGCCGAGGAACCGACCTGGCCCGCGGCGAAGCCCTCGGTGACCAGCTCGTGGCCGGCCATCAACCGGATGGTGTGGGCCAGCGACGACGGCCCGGCACCCAACTGCACCAGCGCGGAAATCACGTCATGATCCAGCGAACGCGGATACACCTGGCCGACGCTGTTCAAAACCGTTGCGAAGCCCAGGAATTCGGCTGTCTGGCGCTCGAGTTCGGCCAGTTTGCCGGCGTCGCCGCCGAGCAGGTCGAGCATGTCCTGCGCGGTGCCCATCGGCCCCTTCACGCCGCGCAGCGGGTAGCGGTCGATCAACTCGCGCAGCCTGGTCAGCGCGATCAGGGTCTCCTGCGCGGCCGAGGCGAACCGTTTGCCCAAGGTGGTGGCCTGGGCGGCGACATTGTGACTGCGCCCGGCCATAACCAGGTCGCGGTGGGACACCGCCTTTTCCGCGAGCCGGGCCACCACCGCCACCCCGTGGGCGAACACCAGCTCCAGCGACTGCCGGATCTGCAGCTGCTCGACGTTCTCGGTGAGGTCGCGGCTGGTCATCCCTTTATGCACGTGCTCGTGACCGGCCAGGGCGTTGAATTCCTCGATGCGGGCCTTGACGTCGTGGCGCAGCACCCGCTCGCGGGCGGCGATGGAGGCCAGGTCCACGTTGTCGAGAACCCGCTCGTAGTCGTCGATGGCCGCGGCGGGAACCTCGACGCCGAGGCGGGCCTGGGCCCGCAGCACCGCCAGCCACAGCCGCCGCTCCGCGACGATCTTGGCCTCGGGCGACCAGATCGCCACCATCTCGGCGCTGGCGTACCGCGCCGCCAGAACGTTCGGAATGCTCACTTGGCCATCACGGACACACAGTTTACGGCTGCCGACCCGGCGATTTGATGCTGCGCTCAGGCCTGCGTTCGGTCCAGTGGGTTGCGCCCGCACCGCGGCGTGAAGGCAGGATCGACGAATGTTCTTCGGCGGGGTCGACCTGGCCTGGGCGGGCCGCAATCCGACCGGCGTCGCGGTGCTCGACGACGTCGGCACCCTGCTGACAGTCGGAGCGGTCCGCGACGACGCCGATGTGCTGGCCGCGCTGCGGCCCTACACCCAGGGCGATTGCCTGATCGGGTTCGACGCACCGCTGGTGGTGACCAACCCGACCGGTCAGCGCCCGGCCGAGACCGCGCTCAACCGCGACTTCCGCAGCTTCCAGGCCGGTGCGCACCCGGCCAACACCAGCAAACCGGAGTTCGCCCACGGCCCACGCGCCGGACGACTGGCCCGCATCCTGGACCTGAACCTGGATCCACGCTCGGGCGCGGCCCGCCGCGCGATCGAGGTCTACCCGCACGCGGCGACGGTGGCACTGTTTCGGCTGCCCCGGACGCTGAAATACA
The nucleotide sequence above comes from Mycobacterium kiyosense. Encoded proteins:
- the purB gene encoding adenylosuccinate lyase, yielding MSIPNVLAARYASAEMVAIWSPEAKIVAERRLWLAVLRAQARLGVEVPAAAIDDYERVLDNVDLASIAARERVLRHDVKARIEEFNALAGHEHVHKGMTSRDLTENVEQLQIRQSLELVFAHGVAVVARLAEKAVSHRDLVMAGRSHNVAAQATTLGKRFASAAQETLIALTRLRELIDRYPLRGVKGPMGTAQDMLDLLGGDAGKLAELERQTAEFLGFATVLNSVGQVYPRSLDHDVISALVQLGAGPSSLAHTIRLMAGHELVTEGFAAGQVGSSAMPHKMNTRSCERVNGLQVVLRGYASMAAELAGAQWNEGDVFCSVVRRVALPDSFFAIDGQIETFLTVLDEFGAYPAVIQRELDRYLPFLATTKVLIAAVRAGMGREAAHHVIREHAVATALAMREHGAEPDLLDRLAADARLPLDRAALDAALADKAAFTGAAGDQVDEIAAAVQQLVARYPEAAKYVPGAIL